GGAAGTTCATGGAAATGCCGCCGCCCATGGTGCCGGCGCCAATCACGCCCACCAGCTTGATGTCACGCTTGGGGGTGTCGGATGCGACATCGGGGATCTTGCTGGCTGCACGCTCTGCCATGAACAGGTGGCGCAGTGCGCGCGACTCGGGCGTCCACATCAGGTTGATGAAGATTTCGCGCTCGACCAGCATGCCTTCGGCAAACTTCTTCTTGGTGGCAGCTTCAACAGCGTCCACACACTTGGCGGGCGCGGGGAAGTTCTTGGCCATGCCCTTGACCATGTTGCGCGCGAACTGGAAGTACGCATCGCCTTCGGGGTGCTTGCAAGGCAGGTTGCGCACCAGGGGCAGAGGACGGGCATCGGCCACGCTCTGCGCAAACTCCAGGGCTTCTGCCGCCAGCGACTCGGCCGACGCGGCCATCTTGTCGAACAGCTTCTGGCCGGGCACGCCCGCAATCATTTCGCTCTTGACGGGCTCGCCGCTCACGATGAGGTTGAGCGCGGCTTCCACACCAATCACGCGCGGCAGGCGCTGCGTGCCACCTGCGCCGGGGATCAGGCCCAGCTTGACTTCGGGCAGTGCAATGGAGCAGCCAGGCGCGGCAATGCGGTAGTGGCAGCCCAGGGCCAGCTCCAGCCCGCCGCCCATGGCGACGCTGTGCATGGCGGCCACAACGGGCTTGGCCGAATTTTCGATGGCGGCAATCACCGACAGCAGGTTGGGCTCTTGCAGCGACTTGTCGGTGCCGAACTCCTTGATGTCGGCACCGCCAGAGAACGCACCACCGGCACCGGTGATCACGATGGACGTGACCGCTGCATCGGCATTGGCGCGGCCAAGGCCGTCCACGATGCCCTGGCGGGTCGCCAGACCGAGTCCGTTGACGGGAGGGTTGGCCATGGTGATCACGGCAACGGAGCCGTGGACTTTGTATTCAGCGGTCATGGTGCTGTTGTTCCTTGGAAAGTGAAAAAGAACGATCGTGCGTTTTTATTGTAGAGACTTCAAAACCATTTGGCGTGTCAATTTGTCCCGGGCGGGACAAGGGGGTATCAGACATCCCCAGAAGAGCAGATTCCGGCAGGCAAAAAAAAGGCGCCACCGAAGACCGGGCACCTCTATAGATCACAGTTGGCGGAGCGCCTTCCAGTGCGTCCGCCCTGCCCCGGACCTTAGAAACTGGCGCGCCCCGAGACCAGGGCAGCCGAGCAAGGGCCGCCCCGCAGCGAGGGCTGCGTCCCCCTTCCCGAATCGCGCAGCGATTCGAGAGAAGGGGGGAAGGCGCGCAGCACCTCAGGGGGATCGCCCCGCTAAACTTCAAGCCACTCTTTGCGGATGTAGCTGTCGGCCCGCAGGCTGTCCGGTGTGCCCTGGAACACGATGGAGCCGTGGCCCATCACCAGTGCGCGGTCTGAGATCTTCATCGCGATGGTCAGCTTCTGCTCGATCAGCAACACGGAAATGCCGCGCGACTTGATGGTCTGCAGGTACTGACCCACCAGCTCGACGATCTTGGGTGCCAGACCCTCGGTGGGCTCGTCGATGATGATGAGGTCAGGGTCACCCATGAGCGTGCGGCACAGGGTCAACATCTGCTGCTCGCCGCCCGACATCACGCCCGCCTCGGTGTGCTGGCGCTCCTTGAGTCGGGGGAACATCTCGTACATGTCGTCAAACGACCAGCGGCTGTTCTTGCCACTGCCCTTTTGGCCGAGCATCAGGTTCTGGTGCACGGTGAGGTTGGGGAACACATCGCGGCTTTCGGGCACATAACCCACCCCCAGGTGGGCGATCTCGTAGGCCTTCCTGCCATTGAGGTTCTGCCCCTTCCAGTTGAGTGTGCCCTCCCAGTCCACCAGACCCATGATGGCCTTCGCGGTGGTGGAGCGGCCCGAACCATTGCGCCCCAGCAGGGCCACGATTTCACCGGGTTGCACATCAAAGGTCACGCCATGCAGCACATGGCTCTTGCCGTAATAGGCGTGGAGATTTTCGATTTTCAGCATGTCAGTGTCCCGCCCCTTGCTCGTCCGCAACGACCGAGCCCAGATAGGCCTCTTGCACGCGCTGGTTGGCGCGCACCTTGTCGGGCGTGTCAAAGGCAATCACCTCGCCGTACACCACCACGGCGATCTTGTCGGCCAGGCCGAACACCACGCCCATGTCGTGCTCCACCGTGAGCAGCGTGCGGCCTTCGGTCACTTCCTTGATGAGGTGGATGAAGCGCGAGGTTTCGGTCTTGCTCATGCCGGCCGTAGGCTCGTCCAGCAAGATGACGTTGGCACCGCCCGCGATGGTGATGCCGATCTCCAGCGCGCGCTGCTCGGCGTAGGTGAGGTTCATGGCCAGCGTGTCGCGCTTCTTGTCGAGCTTGATCATTTCCATGAGCTGCTTGGCCCGCTCGTTGGCATCGTGCAGGTTCGACAGGAAGCGCAGGAACGTGTACTTGTAGCCCATGCTCCACAGCACGCCGCAGCGCAGGTTCTCGAACACCGACAGCTTGGGAAAGATGTTGGTGATCTGGAAGCTGCGCGAAAGCCCGCGCCGATTGATCTCGTACGGCGCCATTCCATTGATGCGCTGGCCGTTCAGGATCACGTCGCCACTGGTGGGCGCAAAGCGTCCGCTGATCAGATTGAACAGCGTGGACTTGCCGGCACCGTTGGGGCCGATGATGGCCACGCGCTCACCGGGCGCGACGGCCAGGTTGGCGCCGCGGATGATCTCGGTCTTGCCAAAGCTCTTGCGCAGGTCGCGCAGTTCGAGCGCATAGGTTGCGTTGTCAGCCGCCATGGTTACAAAGCCTCCCCACGCTTGATTTCATGTTCTATTTCTTCCTGGATCCGGCTCCACTGGCGCACAAACTGGCGGCGGCAGAGTTCAAACAGGGCAAAGCCCGTCACCATCACAAACACCGCGCCAAACCAGCTGGTAAAGCCCTTGGCATTGAGCGTGGCGCCCAGGAAGGTCAGCTCTGGCCCCAGCGCTGCATTGAGCTGCAGGTGGTAGGTCATCTCGATCATGCAGGCCGCGCCCATCACGCCCACCAGGGCGGTACCGCCCAGGGCCAGGTACGAAGTCCACAGCTGGCGCAGCTTGCCAAACTTGGCCAGGCGAAGGTTCATCATGATCAGGCTGGCAACGCCGCCGGGCGCATACATCACCATGAACAGGAACACCAGGCCCAGATACAGCAGCCATGCCTTGGACAGCTCGGACAGCAGCACCGACGCCAGCACGAGCAACACCGCACCAATGATGGGACCGAAGAAGAACGTAGCCCCGCCCAGGAAGGTGAACAGCAGATAGCCGCCCGAGCGCACCACGTTCAGGCTGTCGGCACCTGTCACGATCTCGAAGTTGATCGTGGCCAGGCCACCACCAATGCCAGCAAAGAAGCCCGCGATGATGAAGGCGAAGTAGCGCACGCGCTGCGTGTTGTAGCCAATGAACTCCACACGCTCAGGGTTGTCGCGCACGGCATTCAGGATGCGGCCCAGCGGTGTGCCGGTGAAGGCAAACATCGCCGCCGTGCAAATGAAGCAGTACACGGCGATCAGGTAGTACACCTGGATCGCAGGACCGAAGGTGATGCCGAAGAACGACTGGCCGTACACGCGGTCGGTGGTGATGCCGCCTTCGCCCCCGAAGAACTCGGGGAACATCAGCGCCATCGAGGCCACCAGCTCGCCGATGCCCAGCGTGATCATGGCGAACGTAGTGCCCGACTTCTTGGTCGTCACAAAACCCAGCAAGATCGCAAAAAACGCCCCCGCCAGTCCGCCCACGATGGGGATGAGGACCAGAGGAATGTTGAAGCTGCCCTTGCCTGCCATGTTCATGGCGTGGATGGCAATGAACGAGCCCAGGCCGGTGTACACCGCGTGGCCGAAGCTCAGCATGCCGCCCTGCCCCAGCAACATGTTGTACGACAGGCAGATGATGATGAGGTAGCCGATTTGCGAGAGCATGGTCAGCGCCAGGCTGCTGCGAAACAGCATGGGCGCGACGATCAGTGCGACAGCAAACAGCGTCCAGATCACAAAGCGCCCCACGTTCCAGGGCTTGAACCGGTAGTGCGACGTGGCACCAGAAACAGGATGAGTGGTCGAATTCATGGCTTCAGTCCTCCCGCGTGCCCAACAGGCCCTTGGGGCGGAAGATCAGGATCAGCACGAGGAACAGGTACGGCAGGATGGGCGCCACCTGGGAAATCGTGAGCTTGAGCAAGGGGTAGCCAAAGGTCTGGTCGGTCACGGCCACACCCACTGCCTTGAAGACGTGGATCAGCGAGTAGTCCAGCGCCACGGCAAAGGTCTGCACCACGCCGATCAGCAGCGAGGCAATGAAGGCTCCGGCCAGCGATCCCATGCCGCCGACCACCACCACCACGAAGATGATGGAGCCCACGGATGCAGCCATCGCAGGCTCGGTGACATAGGTGTTGCCGCCGATCACGCCTGCCAAGCCCGCCAGCGCGGCACCGCCGCCAAACACCAGCATGAACACGCGCGGCACGTTGTGGCCCAACGCCTCCACCATCTCGGGGTACTTGAGGGCCGCCTGGATCACCAGCCCTATGCGTGTGCGGGTGAGCAGCAGCCACACCGACAGCAGCATCAGCAGCGCCACCAGCATCACAAACGAACGCGACTTGGGAAACTGCGTACCGTACAGCGAGAACAGCGGCCCCTGCAGTTGCTCGGGCAGGCCGTAGGGCACCGTGGAGCGGCCCCAGACCAGCTGCACGACTTCCAGGATCAGGTACGACAGGCCGAACGTGACCAGCAACTCGGGCACATGGCCAAACTTGTGCACCCGGCGCAAGGCATAGCGCTCAAATGCAGCGCCCAGCACAAACACCAGCAGCGGAGCCAGCACCAGCGCTGGCCAGAAGCCCACCACCCCGGAGATGGTGAACGCGAAATAGGCACCCAGCATGTAGAAGCTGGTGTGTGCGAAGTTGAGCACGCCCATCATGCTGAAGATCAGCGTGAGGCCGGAACTCAGCATGAAAAGCAGGAGCCCGTAGCTCACGCCGTTCAGCAAAGAGATCACGAAAAACTCAGGATTCATTGGAATTTTTCATCACGGAGGGAAAAAAAAGGCCCGAGTACGTCGGGCCTCGAAGTTCTGACGGCTGGGAACAAGGTCCCAGCGCCAGCGCCACATCAGGGGCGCTTCATCTGGCACGACGTGGGCGTGCTGGCCACGTAGGGTTCGTAGTACTTCAGGGGCACGAAGGTGTAGCCGGTGTTTTCCGAGTCGATGGGGTACTTGCCGCCGGCTTTTTCCCACTTGGAAATGAACAGGCCCTGTTGCAGCTGGTGGTCGGTCTTGCGCATCTCGACTTCACCGTTGAAGCTCTTGAACTTCATGCCTTCAAACGCTGCAGCCACCTTGACGGGGTCGGTGGACTTGGCCTTCACGAAGCCTTCGGACAGCATGGTGAAGGCGTGGTACACGGCACCGGTGTACATGTCGTCGTTGAACTTCTTCTTATAGTCCACCACGATCTGGTTCAGCGGGCCAGGCAGGTTCATGTGGGCGTAAGCCACCATGTACACGCGGCCTGCGGCAGCAGCGCCCATGGCGGTGGGGCTGCCAGTGACGGAGCCGTAGTAGGTGTAGAAGTTGACGTTGTTCAGGCCCGCGTCGTTCGCGGCCTTGATCAGCAGCGCCAGGTCAGAGCCCCAGTTGCCGGTGATCACGCTGTCAGCGCCCGATGCCTTGATTTTGGCGATGTAGGGCGAGAAGTCACGCACCTGGGCCAGAGGGTGCAGGTCGTCACCCACGAACTGCACGTCGGGGCGCTTGCGCTGCATCATCTCCTTGGCGAACTTGGAGACCTGGTGGCCGTGCGAGTAGTTCTGGTTGATCAGGTAGACCTTCTTGACCTCTGGCAGGTCCTTCATGTAGGTCGTGAGCGCTTCCATCTTCATGGAGGTGTCTGCGTCCAGACGGAAGTGCCAGTAGCTGCACTTGCTGTTGGTGAGGTCTGGGTCCACAGCGGCGTAGTTCAGGAACAGGACTTCCTTGCCGGGATTGCGCGCGTTGTGCTTTTCCAGCGCGTCCATGATGGCGAGGGCCGGGCCAGAGCCATTGCCCTGCACCACGTAACGCGCACCCTGGTCCATGGCCGAGCGCAGTGCGCTGGTGGTTTCCTGTGGGCTCAGTTTGTTGTCGATGCCGATGATTTCAAATTTGACGCCGGCAGGGTTCTTCTTGTTGAACTCTTCAGCGATGAACTGGAAGCTCTTGAGCTGGTTCGTTCCCACGGCTGCCATCAGGCCAGACAGGGGGTCGAGCCAGGCGATTTTGACCGTCTCGCCCTTTTGAGCGAAGGCCCCGCCAGCGGTTGCCAAGATTACCGAGGCTGCTACAGCCTTAATAGCGAACTTCATGCTTTTGTCTCCTTGTAAATCGACACAACGCAGCGTACCGCGTTGCAACAAAGCGATGCTCAGGGATTGCCCCTACCAGCGTCGCACACGTGACTGGCGCTGCGCTCCCCCGAGCGCGCACCAGCCTGGGGCAGTGCAAAAAATGGCGTTCGCAAACGATGCGCACACATGCATTGCCCCACCCTGATCACAGGCCGGGAAGCTTGTAATCCTTGAGCTGCTCACGCAGTTTGGTCTTGAGCATCTTGCCGGTGGCACCCAGCGGAATGGCATCGACAAACACCACGTCATCGGGGATCTGCCACTTGGCCGTCTTGCCTTCGTAGAAGGCCAGCAGCTCTTCGCGCGTGACCTCCGCACCGGGGCGCTTGACCACGGCCACGATGGGGCGTTCATCCCACTTGGGGTGCGGCATACCCACACACGCTGCCATGGCAATGGCGGGATGGGCCATGGCAATGTTCTCGATGTCGATGGAGCTGATCCATTCGCCGCCGGACTTGATCACGTCCTTGCTTCGGTCCGTGATCTGCATGAAGCCGTCGGCATCGATGGTGGCCACATCACCGGTGGGGAACCAGCCCCGGCCCTGCGCGTCGCGCACCAGCGGGTCGCCGCCCTCGCCCTTGAAATAGCCGCCCACAATCCAGGGGCCCTTGACCAGCAGGTCGCCGTAGGTCTTTCCGTCCCAGGGCAGCTCGTTGCCGTCGCCGCCCACGATCTTCATGTCCACGCCATAAATCGCACGGCCCTGCTTCTGCAGGATCTTCATCTGCTCGTCCTTGGACATGGCGAGGTGCTTGTTCTTGAGCGTGCACAGCGTGCCCAGCGGGCTCATCTCAGTCATGCCCCAGGCGTGCAGTACCTCCACGCCGTAGTCTTCCTTGAACGCATGGATCATGGCGGGCGGGCAGGCCGATCCGCCGATGACCGTGCGGCGCAGTGTGGAGAACTTGAGGCCCGCAGGCTTCATGTGGCCCAGCATCATCTGCCACACGGTGGGCACGCCTGCGGCATAGCTCACCTTCTCCGCTTCGATGAGTTCGTAGATGGACTTGCCGTCCATCGCCGGGCCGGGGAACACCAGCTTGCAGCCCGTGAGCGCGGCCGAGTACGGAATGCCCCAGGCATTGACGTGGAACATGGGCACCACCGGGAGCACCGAGTCGCGGGCCGAGAGGCACATGACATCGGGCAGCGCCGCAGCGTAGGCATGTAGCGTGGTGGAACGGTGGCTGTACAGCGCGGCCTTGGGGTTACCCGTGGTGCCGCTGGTGTAGCACATGCTGGATGCGGAGTTCTCGTCAAACTCGGGCCAGGCGTAGTCGGAAGAGTGCGCGCCGATCCAGGCTTCGTAGCTGGTCAGGCCGGGAATGCCGGTATCGGCAGGCAGCTTGTCGGCGTCGCACAGCGCTACCCATTTCTTGACGGTGGGGCACTTGGCGTGCACCGCCTGCACCAAGGGCAGGAAGGTGGTGTCAAAGCAAAGCACCTGATCTTCCGCGTGGTTGATGATCCAGGCGATCTGGTCGGGGTGCAGGCGCGGATTGACGGTGTGGAGCACGCGGCCCGATCCGCTCACGCCGAAATACATCTCCATGTGGCGATAGCCGTTCCACGCCAGCGTGGCCACCCGGTCGCTGAACTGGAGCTTCAGGTCATCCAGCGCATTGGC
Above is a window of Acidovorax sp. KKS102 DNA encoding:
- a CDS encoding ABC transporter ATP-binding protein; translated protein: MLKIENLHAYYGKSHVLHGVTFDVQPGEIVALLGRNGSGRSTTAKAIMGLVDWEGTLNWKGQNLNGRKAYEIAHLGVGYVPESRDVFPNLTVHQNLMLGQKGSGKNSRWSFDDMYEMFPRLKERQHTEAGVMSGGEQQMLTLCRTLMGDPDLIIIDEPTEGLAPKIVELVGQYLQTIKSRGISVLLIEQKLTIAMKISDRALVMGHGSIVFQGTPDSLRADSYIRKEWLEV
- a CDS encoding ABC transporter ATP-binding protein, yielding MAADNATYALELRDLRKSFGKTEIIRGANLAVAPGERVAIIGPNGAGKSTLFNLISGRFAPTSGDVILNGQRINGMAPYEINRRGLSRSFQITNIFPKLSVFENLRCGVLWSMGYKYTFLRFLSNLHDANERAKQLMEMIKLDKKRDTLAMNLTYAEQRALEIGITIAGGANVILLDEPTAGMSKTETSRFIHLIKEVTEGRTLLTVEHDMGVVFGLADKIAVVVYGEVIAFDTPDKVRANQRVQEAYLGSVVADEQGAGH
- a CDS encoding branched-chain amino acid ABC transporter permease, which codes for MNSTTHPVSGATSHYRFKPWNVGRFVIWTLFAVALIVAPMLFRSSLALTMLSQIGYLIIICLSYNMLLGQGGMLSFGHAVYTGLGSFIAIHAMNMAGKGSFNIPLVLIPIVGGLAGAFFAILLGFVTTKKSGTTFAMITLGIGELVASMALMFPEFFGGEGGITTDRVYGQSFFGITFGPAIQVYYLIAVYCFICTAAMFAFTGTPLGRILNAVRDNPERVEFIGYNTQRVRYFAFIIAGFFAGIGGGLATINFEIVTGADSLNVVRSGGYLLFTFLGGATFFFGPIIGAVLLVLASVLLSELSKAWLLYLGLVFLFMVMYAPGGVASLIMMNLRLAKFGKLRQLWTSYLALGGTALVGVMGAACMIEMTYHLQLNAALGPELTFLGATLNAKGFTSWFGAVFVMVTGFALFELCRRQFVRQWSRIQEEIEHEIKRGEAL
- a CDS encoding branched-chain amino acid ABC transporter permease is translated as MNPEFFVISLLNGVSYGLLLFMLSSGLTLIFSMMGVLNFAHTSFYMLGAYFAFTISGVVGFWPALVLAPLLVFVLGAAFERYALRRVHKFGHVPELLVTFGLSYLILEVVQLVWGRSTVPYGLPEQLQGPLFSLYGTQFPKSRSFVMLVALLMLLSVWLLLTRTRIGLVIQAALKYPEMVEALGHNVPRVFMLVFGGGAALAGLAGVIGGNTYVTEPAMAASVGSIIFVVVVVGGMGSLAGAFIASLLIGVVQTFAVALDYSLIHVFKAVGVAVTDQTFGYPLLKLTISQVAPILPYLFLVLILIFRPKGLLGTRED
- a CDS encoding branched-chain amino acid ABC transporter substrate-binding protein — protein: MKFAIKAVAASVILATAGGAFAQKGETVKIAWLDPLSGLMAAVGTNQLKSFQFIAEEFNKKNPAGVKFEIIGIDNKLSPQETTSALRSAMDQGARYVVQGNGSGPALAIMDALEKHNARNPGKEVLFLNYAAVDPDLTNSKCSYWHFRLDADTSMKMEALTTYMKDLPEVKKVYLINQNYSHGHQVSKFAKEMMQRKRPDVQFVGDDLHPLAQVRDFSPYIAKIKASGADSVITGNWGSDLALLIKAANDAGLNNVNFYTYYGSVTGSPTAMGAAAAGRVYMVAYAHMNLPGPLNQIVVDYKKKFNDDMYTGAVYHAFTMLSEGFVKAKSTDPVKVAAAFEGMKFKSFNGEVEMRKTDHQLQQGLFISKWEKAGGKYPIDSENTGYTFVPLKYYEPYVASTPTSCQMKRP
- a CDS encoding 3-(methylthio)propionyl-CoA ligase, with product MLGLMQSQPLLISSLIEFAERHHGDAEIVSRRVEGDIHRYTYRDLAARARRLANALDDLKLQFSDRVATLAWNGYRHMEMYFGVSGSGRVLHTVNPRLHPDQIAWIINHAEDQVLCFDTTFLPLVQAVHAKCPTVKKWVALCDADKLPADTGIPGLTSYEAWIGAHSSDYAWPEFDENSASSMCYTSGTTGNPKAALYSHRSTTLHAYAAALPDVMCLSARDSVLPVVPMFHVNAWGIPYSAALTGCKLVFPGPAMDGKSIYELIEAEKVSYAAGVPTVWQMMLGHMKPAGLKFSTLRRTVIGGSACPPAMIHAFKEDYGVEVLHAWGMTEMSPLGTLCTLKNKHLAMSKDEQMKILQKQGRAIYGVDMKIVGGDGNELPWDGKTYGDLLVKGPWIVGGYFKGEGGDPLVRDAQGRGWFPTGDVATIDADGFMQITDRSKDVIKSGGEWISSIDIENIAMAHPAIAMAACVGMPHPKWDERPIVAVVKRPGAEVTREELLAFYEGKTAKWQIPDDVVFVDAIPLGATGKMLKTKLREQLKDYKLPGL